A segment of the Candidatus Pelagisphaera phototrophica genome:
AAATTTGACTGATTCCAGACGATAGAGAGGTACAGGAAGCCGAAGTTTTCCATTTAATTGCCTCTTACCTTGAAACATTTTTCTTTTCGTACCATTCTCAACAATAGAACTCAGCACGAATTCGCGGGTCACTAAACCATTCGAGCAGGTCACTATCCAAATTTTCAAATCATCTAATACAAATGGAATCTCAAGAAAGCACTATTGAAACCGGCGAGTTGTCAGAAGGATCGCTCGGGGAAATCAAAGTCAACCACACCGTCGTATCTACGATTGTTAAAATGGCGGCCATCAACGTGCCGGGCGTACTTGCCGTCGGGGGAAGCTTTGTAGAAAACTTCATCGCCCAAATTTCGAGCAAGGAATCCGACAAGGGAGTACGAGTCTCCGAAGACGAGGCAGGTAACTACCAGATCGAAATCCGCGTTTTGATGGAATACGGCGTCGAACTCGCCAAAACGGCGGAAAGCCTGCAAATGATTGTCGCTAAGCAAGTGACGAACATGACGGGTAAGCCCGTAGCCGGTGTCGATGTCATTATCGAAGGCGTCAAAATGGCAGACGATGAATCAATTGAGGAGAAGGAAAGCGACAACGTCTAGTTATGACGCTTAACTCGCGCCTGGTATGCCCGAACTAATAGAACAGGCGAACGACTTGATAGAGTCGCTGTCCCCGTACACGATTATCGGTATATTCGTCGCTTTCGCTCTGGTTATCATCGGTCTCCGCCAAGTGCTGAAAAACCCCGTCTCCCGCTTGACCGCCTTCTCAAGCTCAACGGGATCCGTTCTGGTTTCACGGAAAGCGCTTCAAGATCTGATAAGACAAGCTTGCCTAAAAGACGATTGGGTCGAAGCCGCTCGGCCCGTAGTAAAAATCGTCGGTGAGCAAATCAACACGAATGTGTCGCTTCGCCTCTCCAAGGCGGACCACCTGAGGGAGACTAGTGAACGATTGCAAAACCGAATATCGGAGTTGCTCCAGAAGTCTCTCAGTTTTGAGCAGATTGGCCCCATCGAAATCATGGTCACCAGTTTTGGAAAAAGTGACGTAGACGAACTGCCCGCAACCGAAACTGAATCGGTTCTCGAGGCAGCCCCTATTGTAGGCGAGTCCATCCTCGAGCCAAAGCCTCAAGCTCTGCCCAGCCCATCTAGCGATTCTCCCGCTAAACTGCCCGAGAGAGAGTAGTTGAGCTCCCTCAGACCCATCCCGAAAAACGGAGACTGCTTGAGCTAGTAGAACGCCGATCCCTAGAAGCGGAACAAGGCTTTCTGCTGACTATTGTTATCAACGACGACCTATCTCTTGCCTCAGTATTTCCGGAAATCGGTCTCCACATCGGGCAAGACGAACCCAATCTCGCAACCGCGCGATAAGTGAACTGTTGCACCTATCGAACTAGTCGGGTGAGAGCCCATCGTAGACCTTTCCTAACGAGGTAGTTTTACGAGAGTAACGCTGGCCCACTCATCTAGAGCGTCTGTTCTGACAGCACTCCATTTGCCGCAACCTCTGAAATGGTCAGCGACCTGCTCCACCTCAGTTCCTAAAATACCGCTGAGGATTAGCCAGCCACCGGGAGCAACCGCTCTCACTAGCCGTTCGGAATTCGCGACAAGGACGTTCGCGAGAATATTCGCCAACAGGCAGTCTCCCCCCGCTTCAGGCAGCCCTTCCTCGATTCCACAGACAGCGAACTCGATCCTTCCTACATCGTTTAAGTCCGCGTTTTCCGCCGCAATCCGAACCGCATCCGCATCGTTGTCGAAGCCCTTAACATTTTCGAATCCAAGCTTGGCTGCGGAAATTGCCAATATCCCAGACCCACATCCTGCGTCCACTAGGCGACAGGCCTTTTCGCTTTGCCCGCTTTCCTTGAATGCGATCAATTGCTCTACGCAAAGACGAGTGGTTCCGTGATTGCCAGTTCCAAACGCCATGCCCGGATCGAGCCACACTACTTGATGGCCTTCAGGTAATTCGTATTCAGCCTTTAGCCACAAGGGGGCCCAATGCAGGTTTCCGATCGCCCACGGCTTGAAGTGATCCTTGTAGCTCTCCTTCCAATCTCGATCCTCCAATTCGAGAATTTTAAGGTCACCGGAAACTGCAACTGCTTCTTCGAATGCCTGTTTACCCACCTCCGCATCTTCCAGCGATTCAAACACCCCTTGCACCCAATACCCTTTGTCATCGAAATTCTCGTACAAATTCCAATGCTCCATCCCCTCGGACTCGAATATGAGATTCTCGACCGATTCAAATTCTTCCCGCGAAAGTTGCCCCCTAACTTCGAACATACCCCAAATTAAGAAGGAAGAACGCCCATTGAAAAAGCTGAAAATCGACTATTTCACTGATCTTCACGATCGGCTACGCTTGACCATCCTCATCGGCATACCCATGTGAGGCCGGAGCGTCATTCTTCCGAGGGGCTCTACAGGATGCCCCGATTTCAACTTGCAATCGTAATGCTGAGCGAAAAGAGCTAGCAACAGCACCGCCTCCATCAATCCGAAATGCTTACCCATACAGATCCTCGGCCCCGCTCCAAACGGGATATAAGAGTATTGTTTTACGTCTCCTGAGCGACCTGGCAAAAACCGCTCTGGCTCGAAAGCATCTGGATTCTCCCAGAGGAGCTTGTGTCGATGCAAAACGTAGGAAGAAATTGTCATGAATGATCCCTTAGGCACTGGAATACCTGCCACCACGTCTTTTCCGAGAGCCTGCCGCGAAAAGACGTGGACCGGAGGATACAGGCGTAAAGACTCTTCGACTACTGCTCGCGTGTATGCCAATTTTGGCACATCATCAAAAGTCGGATCGCGACCCTCCAGGACCGACTCGAGTTCGTCCCAAAGCTTTTGTTTTACTTCCGGATGCTCGTGAAGGAGGTAAAAGGCCCAGGTCAGTGTGATAGCTGTGGTTTCGTGCCCCGCCAGATATATAGAGGCTACTTCATCTCTCAAAAGAGTGAAGCCCATTTCTTCGCCCTGCTCATCTCGAAACTCGAGCAGCATTTCAAGCAGGTCATCGTGCCGGTCATTCGATTTCTGTCGTTGCTCGATAACACTGAGGATCACGCTATCAAAAAGCCGCACCGCGGCTTTCCCCTTTCCTTGACCAGGCCTTGGAATCCAAGCCGGCAGGCCAATCAACTCGCTCATGTGGATTCTTCCATGAGATGCTAAATAGTCTTGAAAAGCTTGATACAGCAATTGGTTCCGCTCCCCGAGCTTAACCCCAAACATGGTTCGTGTTATGATGTCGGATGTCAAAAGAGTCAGCTCTTCGGTCAGATCCACTATTTGGCTCTCGTCACTGCCGTTCAGTTTTTCAACCGTTTCCCGTCCCGTTTCGACCATTGTTTGGGCATATCCCTTGAGCCGATTCCGATGGGTGCTGGGTGACAGAAGTTTTCGCTGCCTTTCCCAAAGCTTTCCTTCGCTCACAAAAAGCCCCTGACCCAAAATCGGCTTTAGCGCTTGTCGATTTGCAAGGCTCTTTTTGTAGTTGCCGGCATTCGAGACCATGACCCGCTGAACATCTTCTGGTCGATTGAGAATGAAAATATTTCGTCCCAGGACTTTCTGATGAATCAGCTCTCGCCGGTAAAACGATTTGGGCCAAGCTGCCACCATATTGGTGCGCGCCAAATTAAGGTATTTCAAGGTATCCAAAAGTTCGCGCGTGAATGACATTGTAGAAGGGATGATCCGCAACAAACTGTAGGTCAGGACGGGACAGTCAATCTCTTCAGCAATAAAGGAATAGCCTTCCCCTCAAACTCTGGACATCTGCGGCTCAGGAAGTCATGAAACTCTACCTTTAGAGATCCCTCGCAATCGTTATCTCACATTCCGTTTTCCTAATTTTCTCCAAACGTGCCCTACTTGCCGCTAACTCTATTTGAACAATACCTCCTGCATGAGGATCAGCCAGGGTACCCGAGTCGGATCGTTCAAGAACTTCAGTTCAACGGTTCGGTGAATCGCGAATACTTCGAAAAGTCGGTCCACGAAATCACCGCGATGCACCCTCTTCTAACTGCGACGGTGGAGAAAAGGTCTTTCCGTTCACCCCATTGGCGGATCGACGATTCGAGCACTTTCCCCATCCACTGGCACGAGCATGGCCCCCATTCTTTTAGACCGGAATTGAAGCGATTCGACATTACAAAAGAGGTCTCCGGGGAACTGCATGTCATTGAAAGCAACGATCGGTGGACTCTCCTTTTAAACATTAGCCATGTCATCTGTGATGGCGTTGCCTCCTCAGCTCTCCTCCAAGACATCCTTTTAGCCTACGACAACCGGTTTGGGAAAGTGCATCACATCCCATCCCCAATACCCGAGCTTCTGCCACACAGAAGCAAATTCGGACTAAGCATTTCCAAGAAAATCGCCTTACTGCCCGCCCAAGTTACAGGCCTCATTATCGCAGCTACGTTAACGTCGCGCAGAATAAGCCCCCTAAATCTGGCTCCGCTCGAATACCCAGAACAACCAGACTCAGAAGGGCCGCAAAATGTCGTATCCAAATATTTAGATCAATCGCGATTTGATCAGTTTCAGAAATTGACCAAAACTAGCGGAAAAAGTCTAAATGACCACTGTCTCGCATTTTTACATTCCGCGATCGGCACGTGGCGAAACAGAAACGGTGTGGGCTCCCCTGAGGACTGGATTCGCATAAGCGTCCCCAAAAATCTAAGATCCAAATCCGACCTTCACCTACCCGCTTGCAACGTAATCAGCATAACTCCTATTGATCGGCAATCCAAGGGACTTTCCAATCGCGAGCGACTATTAAGACGAGCTCACGAGGACATGACTTTCATTAAAAAGGGCATGCTTTCTCTCACTTTTCTCGCTCTGCTTTGGATCCATCGTCTTCGACCCAACGGGATTCGCAAGATGAGCCATCGGAATATTTGCCGCACAACCGCAGTCCTTTCAAACATCGGACGCGTTTTCCCTCTAAGCCCATTGCTCGATGAGAATCAGAAATTGCATATTGAGAATGCAACTTTAGAAAAAACAATTACCGTTGCTCCTATTCGCCCACAAACGCAAACGACACTTTTGCTAAGCATTTATGGCGGAGAGCTGTGCATGGACCTCAACTACGATCCACTGGCTCTAAATAGAGAAAAAGCGGAAGAACTCTTGGACGATTTCCTAGCTGAGTTCAAATCGACTCTTACCAGGGAAACGACCCAGCCAAGGGAAAATTAGTCGAAAAACTTTTTCGCTTTATCGAAGAATGTCTTTCCGACCGGCTCGTCGGCGTCACCACAGGCTAAAGCAAACTCTTCGAGCTTCTGACGTTGGTCGCTTGAAAGGGAGGTGGGCACTTCGATTTCAACCCTGATCATTTGATCCCCAAAATATCCGCCGCGCAAACTAGGTATCCCCTTGCCTTTCAGCCTAAACGTAGTTCCCGACTGGGTACCAGCCGGTATTTTTAGACTCGCTTTGCCCGTCAGAGTAGGAACTTCAATCGTCCCACCCAGAGAAGCCAAAGTAAACTTTATCGGAATCTGGCAAAACAGATTTTCTTCCTGGCGCTCAAAAATTTCGTGTTCCGCGACATGAATCACGATGTAAAGGTCGCCCGAAGGTCCGCCTCCGGCCCCGGCCTCACCATTGTTAGCCGAACGCAATTTTGAACCCGTGTCTACTCCGGCAGGCACTTTGACTTTAATCTTGGTCGTCTCATTAACGCGACCTTCGCCGCCACAGGCGGAACAGGCTTTCTCCACTTTTTTCCCACTGCCATGGCAGGTCGAACAGGTCTGCCTGACTGAGAAAAACCCCTTGGACACCGTCACCTGTCCGTGACCCGCACAAGTCGGGCAGGTCACCACACCGGTTCCGGGCTCGGCTCCATTTCCCTTACAACGAGTGCAATGAACGGGCTTGCGAAAGGATATCTCTTTCTCCGTGCCCTTAGCCGCATCCTCTAGCTGAATCTCCAAATCGTAACGCAGATCCGATCCGCGCTGGGCCCCACTACGGCCCGAACTGCGTCCGCCTCCGCCGCCTCCGAAAAACTCCTCGAAGATGCTTCCCCCTCCGCCGCCTCCGCCGAATACCTCACTGAAAATGTCAAACGGGTCATGGAAAGGTCCTCCCGCAGAAGCGCCTCCCCCAGCGCCACCACTGAAAGCGGCGTGCCCGTACCGATCGTAGGCGGCTCTTTTCTGGTCGTCTTTGAGGACTTCGTACGCTTCGGAGACTTTCTTAAACTTTTCTTCCGCCTCCTTATTGCCCGGGTTCTTGTCCGGGTGAAACTTAACGGCCATCTTGCGATACGCCTTTTTCAGCTCGTCCTGGGTCGCTTGGCGGCTCACCCCAAGCAATTCGTAATAGTCCTCTTTCACAGTTTAATTCAGTTCTCTAGACTTTGGGCTCAATTAGCTAACCTATTATTCGGAAGCCTCTCCCGAAACAATAACCGTGGCAGGGCGAATGAGTCGTCCGTTTAGCGAGAATCCCCGGCGAACCAACTGCAAAACGGCTCCCGCCTCAACTTCGTCGCTCGGCTGGGTCTGCACCGCTTCGTGTAAATTATGGTCGTAGGCATCTCCTTTCACTGGGCTGATTTCCTCGATCCCATTTTCGCCTAAAACGGTCTGGAACTGCGTAATGACCATACGGATTCCTTCAGCGACTACATTAGGATCCACCGCTTGCTCCGCTGACATTAGTCCCAATCCCATGTTGTCGTAGATCGGCAATATCGACTCCAGCAATCCCGAGACGGCGTATTGGCGCAGATCATCCTTCTCGCGAATCACACGACGGCGATACGTATCTAGATCCGCTACGGCCCGAAGGTAGTTTTTGTAGTTTTCGTCCGCAAGTGCCTTGGCCTCAGCCAACTGCTCCTCGAGGGACAGCTCTTTTTCAACTGGCTGCTCCTCTACTGCTTCGCCTTCACCCGACGCTTCAATCGAATCTACCGATTCCTCGGCGACCCCTTCAATTGGATCTTCTGTGTTTTCTTTTTCCTCAGCTTTGTTCATTACCCGTTTCCGTTCTAATCCTCACATACCTAGTTTATTAGGTTTGGGCCCTCTGGAATCAAAAAGTTTTTCAAGAAGGTCCAGCCTCATTTGTTCCCGATGACCTCGTTTTCTTGCTAAAAACTCGATATCACCGTTTTCGCATCGACGATTCCGCCGATTCCTTCAGACAAATACTCTGCTCGGGCAACGATTTCAAACAATGGCTTGAAAATCCCCAATGCCCCTTCCGCTTTGTAGTCGTCGATATCCACTCCCAGCCGAAGCGCCTTGTGCGTGGGAGTCGGAGAGGAGAAGTCCATTATCTCGACCGTCTTGATTTTCAGATGGCAATGCTCGATTAGCAACTGGTTCCCCAGCCCCTTCGATTCACCAAACAAGTCTTTGGCGAATTTCTTTAGATTGAGTTGGCCCTGCTCGTCGACGATGAGCGACACGCGATCCAGGTCGAGGTAAGCACGCTCGATTTCAGCGGTTCCAGAAATGAGTGTCTTCAGCTTCGCCTTCGCCTCAAATCGATTGATATCCATCATGGGCCTTCCTTCACCGAAACCTTGGGAATTTCCCAAAACGGCGTCTTCAATCCGAATGTTGAATCCAAATGGATTACACGCCAATCGGTCGGCGCCCCATGAGCAGCCCGTGTCTTTTTCGAGCTTGTAGTCGAATGCCATCGGGAGGGCGACCATCCATGCCAGGGTGATCGCCGCCGATAAGAACAGGCCAAAGAAGAAAGCGGACTTCAATACCCCGCCTCGTCGCGACACAATCGGACTCCCCGCTGATGGGCGGTCAACATTCTTACTTTCTTTCTCTTCTTGGCTCACCAAAATATTGAGCGGACTTTCGTCGCTTCCGGTATCAAATAAAACGATCGGTAACTAAAAGAGTAGCATCCCACAGACAACTTGCCTCGAAGTCTTGACTGGCCGGTAACAATACAGTCGTTCCCTTGGAAACCCTAGCTTCTCCAAATTGGACCATTCCGTCAACTACGCTGACGAGTCGAGCGGCTCCAGAACCCAAAACAAGGGGGTCCGATTCAGAATTGAGAGCATATTTTACAAGTCGAAACTCGCGGCAATCCGCCAAAACAGCCCTTCCCGGTGTTTTTTTACAAGTGGAAGGCTCGAAATCGTTCCAATCGATGCACTTAAGCGATTCCTCCACATGGAGTTGCCTGGGCTTACCATCAAGACCCTCGCGACCCCAATCGTAGACGCGATAAGTCGTGTCGGAGTTTTGCTGGATTTCTAGAATCAGGTTGCCGGCATCTATCGCGTGCAAACGCCCGCTTTCGACCAGTATGGACTCACCGGCGGAAACCGGAAAACGGTGCACGCACTCCTCAAGGGTGCCTTCCGCGAGTCGCGACTCAAACTCGGCCCGTTCAACGCCGTTCTTGAGGCCGACAATCAAGGACGCTTGTTCCGCACAACTCGCAATATACCAATTTTCCGTTTTGGGTTCGCCACCGAGCTCTCCGGCAACCTCCTCTGGAGGGTGAACTTGCAGACTCAGCCGATCCGCACAATCGAGCCATTTCACCAAGATGGGAAACGGTCGCTCTGAATCGTAACTTTCGCCCATTATCGCTGTCGGATCAGATTCAATTACCTCTCTCAGCGACTTTCCGTCGTGCGGGCCTCCCTCTATGACCGACATTGCCTCTGAACGATCAACCACGTCCCAACTTTCGCCAATGGGTCCCCCATCGGGAAGATCCCGGCCGAGTGCCGTGCTCAAATTCCGGCCGCCCCATACGCGTTCTTGATAAATAGGTTTAAAGTAAATCGGATAGCTCATCGAGTCCTTGCAGTTTCCGTGGAAAACAGTCTTTTCATCTTTTTACATCATAATCGGCTTCGAGCCGCGAATCGCAGCCCAAACGAGATTCAGAATCAGACATATGCCCGGAAATCGCATTTCCAACTCTAAAAAACAATCCGACATCAATCAGCCTCGACTCAGAAGCCGCTGGTGGTGGGTTGGCTTGTACGCCCTGCTCGCCGCCCTCTTATCGATTTCGTATCTTGATTTCCATCCGAGCCAAAACCCGGACAACTTCACCGATCCGTCCCTCGGCTCCCAAACCAACGCATTCGGCCTGCTAGGGGTAAAACTCGCCCTCTTCAGCTTTTACTTCTTTGGGGGGGCCGCCTGGTTCATCCCGATCTTCTTCGCATGGCGGGCTTGGCTCTACTTTCGCAAAGTACGGCATGGCACCTGGGCCATCGCGGTCGCGATGCTCTGCAACGTCATAAGCTACTCCGGCCTGCTCGCTGTTCAAAATCTGTTTTACCTGGATAAACTGATTTACGCAAAAGATGCCGGTGGCGTCTTGGGACAGTTCCTCTACTCCCATTTTGTTCGAACCTATATTGGCGACATAGGATCCACTCTCATACTAGGAGCCGTTTTTCTAACGACCCTCATCCTAGTCGTGTCCCCAGGGCTTCCTTCGTCGACCTTTGGAGAAAAAGGAGGCGGAATTCGCGGCTGGCTGGCCCAGTGGAAAGCGGCTCGCGAGGAGAAACGGGAGGCCAGGCAGCTAGCTAAGCTCGCACGCGAGGAAGAACGGGCTCGCCTAAATGAGGAAAAAATCGAAGCGAAACGCTTGGCCCAGGATGAGAAAAACGCCGCCAAGCAAATGGTCGCCGACGGAAGAGCCGCGGCAAAAGGACGCACTGCAAAGATAAAGGCGGGAATCGATCCGGAGCCGGTTGCGAAACCCCGGAAACCCATTCCCGTTCCTGAACCGAAAGAGGAATCCAAAAAGAAGCCACCGCTCAAGGAAGTGCTCAAGTTCGTGGCTGCCGAGGAGACGAAGAAAGCTCGAGTCAAACTACCCCATTCACACGGCGACTATATTTTTCCGAATCTCGACGTTCTCGCCCCCCAGGCAATCCCCCACCATTCAAATTCTCAGGACGAACATGCGGGGAACGCAGAACGACTTCAGAAAACGCTACAGGAATTCGGCGTCGAGGTCACCATGGGCGAAATCCATATCGGTCCCGTCATCACTCGTTACGAGGTCTATCCCGCACCGGGGGTTCGGGTGGAAAAAATCTCGAGCTTGGACAAGAACATCGCCCTCGGTATGCGGGCCCAATCGGTCCGCATCTTGGCGCCCGTTCCGGGCAAGGGTTGCGTCGGCATCGAAGTTCCCAATCAAAGCCCCACGCCCGTCGGAATTCGCGAGATCCTCGAGTCCGAGGACTGGGCCAAGTCCAAAGCGGAGATTCCAATCGCTCTTGGAAAAGATGTCAGCGGCAAACCGATCATTTCAGATTTGACCAAGATGCCCCACGTTCTCATCGCGGGGGCAACGGGCGCGGGTAAAACGGTTTGTATCAACGCGATCATTACCTCTCTACTGTTCCATTCTAGTCCTGATACTTTGCGGTTCATTATGGTGGATCCCAAGATTGTGGAGATGAAGGTCTTCAATGCCCTTCCTCACATGCTGATCCCCGTGGTGACCGATCCTAAAAAGGTCCCAGGAGCTCTCAAGTGGCTGCTCAACGAAATGGAGCACCGCTATGAGACTTTCGCCAAGGTGGGCGTGCGAAACATTGCCGGATTCAACGGACGGAAAAAATCGGAAAGAGAAAAGACGGAAGCGGAAAAAACCGAAGATGAGCAATTGGAGATTTCAGTCCCTCGCGATGAAGGCGTGCTGGACGAAATACCGGACAAGCTTCCCTACATCGTATGCATCGTGGACGAGCTAGCCGACCTCATGATGGTCGCCCCTGCCGACGTGGAAACGGGTATCGCCCGTCTCGCCCAGCTGGCTCGCGCCGCAGGTATCCATCTTGTCATTGCAACTCAGCGTCCCTCCGTTAATGTCATTACCGGAGTCATTAAAGCGAACCTTCCCTGCCGCATTTCGTTCCAAGTATCTTCCAAGATCGACAGTCGAACGATTCTCGACGGACCCGGAGCCGAACAGCTCATCGGTCGCGGCGACATGCTTTTCTCGCCCCCAGGAAGCTCCAAGATCATTCGATCACAAGGAGCTTTCGTATCGGACGAGGAGATCGCTGACATCGTTGAAGACCTTCAATCCAACGGTCCGCCAAAATTTGCCGAAGAAGTCCAACGCCAAATCGAATCCCCCGAAGAGCTGACGCTGGGCGGCGGAGAGGAAGAAGGGGATGATCTGCTGTCTCAAGCCCTAGACGTGCTCCGCTCCACCAAACGGGCCTCGACGTCCATGCTCCAGCGGCGATTGCGAATTGGATACAACCGAGCCGCCCGTTTGATGGAAGATCTCGAAGACCGCGGAATCGTCGGCCCCGAAAACGGCTCCAGCCCCCGCGAAATCCTCGTTGACCTGGACTCGATGTAGGTATTTACTAACCACGGAAGTCACTAAAAGGATGCTTTTGGACGTTTTTGCAACGATTTCATTCTCTTCCGCAGGAGCGGTTTTACACCGCGATTAGTAGTGAGGTTTATCGCGGTGTAAAACCGCTCCTACGGGAATTTTCACCCGCCCGCTCGAAGAGGCCATCCAATTTCCCGCTTGCTCCTTTGAGTCTATTTCCCTATTAATTGTCCGTGTTCTCCATAATACTCCTTCCCGCTATTGCCGCTTCAATCCTGCTCCCTTCCTTTCTCATCGCTCAACCCCGCAGCGACCGCGACACCCGGTTCCGCCAAAACTCGATCCGGGTGGAGCAAAATGGGCTGGATGAGCCTTTCAAGGGAGTAACGACCAATGGAGAAGTTCAAAAGGACCTTTTCCAAATCCGATCCACTGGTGTCTCGACGGAACCCGTCCGCATGGCCGCCTTGGCCTTGCTCAAAACTCTCAACCCGGAGCAGCAGGCCAAGACAAAGTTTCCCATAGACGATCCGGAATGGCGCAAGTGGATGAACCAGCATTTCTACGTTCGCCAAGGAGTCGGTTTTGACGAGATGAACCCTACTCAACGCGATGCGGCGTTTGGGCTCCTGAAAGCCTCGCTCAGTGCCAAGGGGCTCAAGCTATCCAAGGACATCATGAATTTAAATCGGACCCTGGGGGAGCTGAACAACAACGACTTCCCTCAGTACAATGAGCTTCTCTACTGGATCACCCTCATGGGCGAGCCCTCCGCCAAGGAACCCTGGGGATGGCAAATCGACGGGCACCACTTGATCATCAACTATTTCGTTCTCGGTGACCAGGTGGTCATGTCGCCTGTTTTCGTCGGCTCCGAGCCGGTGATTGCCGAGTCGGGCCAGTTTAAGGGCACCGCCATCCTTCAGGACGAGCAGAATCAGGGACTGGCTCTGATCCAAACGTTCGACAAAATCCAGAAAAAGAAGGCGATCATCCAGTCGGACAAGACGCGCAACAACAACCTCACCGAAGCCTTCAAGGACAACGTCGTCCTCGACTACGCGGGAATCAAAGCGTCCGAGCTCAACTCGAAAAAGCAAGCTCAACTGCTCGATCTGGTCGGTCTCTACGTGGGCAACATGGACGATGGACATGCCAAAGCCCGCATGAGCGAGATCGCGGAACATTTAAATGAAACCCATTTCGCCTGGGTAGGCGATACGAGCGACGACGCCGTTTTCTACTACAGGATCCACAGCCCCGTGATTCTCATTGAATTTGATCATCAAGGACCCGTGGGAATGCGGCAATACTACCCTGGCCGCAGCCCCGTCCGCCAGCACGTCCATATCGTCGTCCGTACCCCCAATGGTAATGACTACGGCAAGGACCTGCTGCGACAACACCTCGAGAAACACCACCACTAGCAAACGACTTGTCTCGAGGTAAAGGTGAGAAGACGGATGATCGAAAATCAAGTAAGTTGAGCAAATTGGGTCATCATTCCTAGTTAGCTTCGCTCTCTCCTCAGAAGTGTCCTCACTAGAGGTCGGCCAATTGGTATCCGCTTCGCGGATGGAAGGTTCGAATCAAGGGGCTAACTTTCCATCCACCTCT
Coding sequences within it:
- a CDS encoding nucleotide exchange factor GrpE, whose product is MNKAEEKENTEDPIEGVAEESVDSIEASGEGEAVEEQPVEKELSLEEQLAEAKALADENYKNYLRAVADLDTYRRRVIREKDDLRQYAVSGLLESILPIYDNMGLGLMSAEQAVDPNVVAEGIRMVITQFQTVLGENGIEEISPVKGDAYDHNLHEAVQTQPSDEVEAGAVLQLVRRGFSLNGRLIRPATVIVSGEASE
- a CDS encoding type I phosphomannose isomerase catalytic subunit; translated protein: MSYPIYFKPIYQERVWGGRNLSTALGRDLPDGGPIGESWDVVDRSEAMSVIEGGPHDGKSLREVIESDPTAIMGESYDSERPFPILVKWLDCADRLSLQVHPPEEVAGELGGEPKTENWYIASCAEQASLIVGLKNGVERAEFESRLAEGTLEECVHRFPVSAGESILVESGRLHAIDAGNLILEIQQNSDTTYRVYDWGREGLDGKPRQLHVEESLKCIDWNDFEPSTCKKTPGRAVLADCREFRLVKYALNSESDPLVLGSGAARLVSVVDGMVQFGEARVSKGTTVLLPASQDFEASCLWDATLLVTDRFI
- a CDS encoding condensation domain-containing protein gives rise to the protein MPYLPLTLFEQYLLHEDQPGYPSRIVQELQFNGSVNREYFEKSVHEITAMHPLLTATVEKRSFRSPHWRIDDSSTFPIHWHEHGPHSFRPELKRFDITKEVSGELHVIESNDRWTLLLNISHVICDGVASSALLQDILLAYDNRFGKVHHIPSPIPELLPHRSKFGLSISKKIALLPAQVTGLIIAATLTSRRISPLNLAPLEYPEQPDSEGPQNVVSKYLDQSRFDQFQKLTKTSGKSLNDHCLAFLHSAIGTWRNRNGVGSPEDWIRISVPKNLRSKSDLHLPACNVISITPIDRQSKGLSNRERLLRRAHEDMTFIKKGMLSLTFLALLWIHRLRPNGIRKMSHRNICRTTAVLSNIGRVFPLSPLLDENQKLHIENATLEKTITVAPIRPQTQTTLLLSIYGGELCMDLNYDPLALNREKAEELLDDFLAEFKSTLTRETTQPREN
- a CDS encoding cytochrome P450, whose translation is MSFTRELLDTLKYLNLARTNMVAAWPKSFYRRELIHQKVLGRNIFILNRPEDVQRVMVSNAGNYKKSLANRQALKPILGQGLFVSEGKLWERQRKLLSPSTHRNRLKGYAQTMVETGRETVEKLNGSDESQIVDLTEELTLLTSDIITRTMFGVKLGERNQLLYQAFQDYLASHGRIHMSELIGLPAWIPRPGQGKGKAAVRLFDSVILSVIEQRQKSNDRHDDLLEMLLEFRDEQGEEMGFTLLRDEVASIYLAGHETTAITLTWAFYLLHEHPEVKQKLWDELESVLEGRDPTFDDVPKLAYTRAVVEESLRLYPPVHVFSRQALGKDVVAGIPVPKGSFMTISSYVLHRHKLLWENPDAFEPERFLPGRSGDVKQYSYIPFGAGPRICMGKHFGLMEAVLLLALFAQHYDCKLKSGHPVEPLGRMTLRPHMGMPMRMVKRSRS
- the dnaJ gene encoding molecular chaperone DnaJ; its protein translation is MKEDYYELLGVSRQATQDELKKAYRKMAVKFHPDKNPGNKEAEEKFKKVSEAYEVLKDDQKRAAYDRYGHAAFSGGAGGGASAGGPFHDPFDIFSEVFGGGGGGGSIFEEFFGGGGGGRSSGRSGAQRGSDLRYDLEIQLEDAAKGTEKEISFRKPVHCTRCKGNGAEPGTGVVTCPTCAGHGQVTVSKGFFSVRQTCSTCHGSGKKVEKACSACGGEGRVNETTKIKVKVPAGVDTGSKLRSANNGEAGAGGGPSGDLYIVIHVAEHEIFERQEENLFCQIPIKFTLASLGGTIEVPTLTGKASLKIPAGTQSGTTFRLKGKGIPSLRGGYFGDQMIRVEIEVPTSLSSDQRQKLEEFALACGDADEPVGKTFFDKAKKFFD
- a CDS encoding Asp23/Gls24 family envelope stress response protein codes for the protein MESQESTIETGELSEGSLGEIKVNHTVVSTIVKMAAINVPGVLAVGGSFVENFIAQISSKESDKGVRVSEDEAGNYQIEIRVLMEYGVELAKTAESLQMIVAKQVTNMTGKPVAGVDVIIEGVKMADDESIEEKESDNV
- a CDS encoding 50S ribosomal protein L11 methyltransferase, which gives rise to MFEVRGQLSREEFESVENLIFESEGMEHWNLYENFDDKGYWVQGVFESLEDAEVGKQAFEEAVAVSGDLKILELEDRDWKESYKDHFKPWAIGNLHWAPLWLKAEYELPEGHQVVWLDPGMAFGTGNHGTTRLCVEQLIAFKESGQSEKACRLVDAGCGSGILAISAAKLGFENVKGFDNDADAVRIAAENADLNDVGRIEFAVCGIEEGLPEAGGDCLLANILANVLVANSERLVRAVAPGGWLILSGILGTEVEQVADHFRGCGKWSAVRTDALDEWASVTLVKLPR